GCCTACCGCTCACTCACttactcactcactcactcactcacttacTCGCTCGCTCACTTGCTCACTCGCTCTCACTTCTGAGACATCGCAAGCGGAGTGGAGTGAGCGTGTGAGTGCCGGCAGACTGACTACGGGTCTTGAGGTCTACAGGTAACAGCCAAGGCAACAGGTGATGAGTATGCCCGAGCTGTGTCGAGCTATCTGATTTTGGCCAGCGTTTATCAGACAAACTAGCTCGATAGCGGCTGCTATGCGGCACAAGAACCACTGAACTTTGATTGCAATCCGCGGCAATGTCTCTATCTGAGTCAGACGCCAACCGATCTTCTCGCGCCCGGGTTCAATGTGCCCCCCATTAGGCGATCGCCGGCGATTAGCGAAAGAGAGCTTTGGATGAATCGCAGGGGCAGGCGATttcggaatgggaatgggaatgggaatgggtatgggtatggcaATGGGAGCCACCGGTGTTGACCTATGGACCCAAACACATGTTCCACGTCTAGGCGGTGAAAACAAGTTTAATATACTACGAatcaaaaaaggaaaaccacACGAGAGACAGCCAGACACACAGACGGATTGAAAGATAGATAGAtggaaacatatatatatatatatatatatatatatatagaaataaatacaagaGCGCTATGAATAATTCAGTGATCTGCGCAGCGATATTTAAGAAATAACCAAGTCATCACGACTCGTCGCTTTTTCCAGCCTGCAGATAACCAAGGCGCGAGCTTTGTACTTTGTTTGGCCTAACATACCAgtagcaccagcaccagcaccagcaccagcaccagcaacaccagcacctcACATCTCATCACCCACATTATCCCATAGACTTCGAACCCTGGGCAGGTGGCGATTTTGGACTCCATCCGATTCGATACGAtacgatccgatccgatccgatccgatccgattgGCGATCCAATGCCGGTTAGCCAATGGCCCAGTGGCTTGTGTTGAGCTGGTCAGCTCTGGGCACCGGTTTTCATCCGGACCTTGATCCCACAACGATTAGCAGCTGAAAAGAATTCAAACAAATTATCTCGGAAGCATTTCATGTAGCAAATTTGGGGAaatgtgctttttttttaatgtacgCTCAAGCAAAAGTGATAACGAAAGCCCATAGCTTGTGAGTAATGTTTGAGATAGTTAAACTATTTAGCCGAATTTCCATGcaatctaaaataaatattttatgtttttttttttttttggaaattataatCGTTTTAATTGATAAAACTTATCGATCGGCTAATTAGTCGAAACATTTTGTGAATTACGCACGTTAAATGGTGGACTTAAAAAGTTAGCCAACTGATTTATTGATCGATTCCATGGCATCTTGTTTGGAAAAGTTTCTACATATATCTGCACAATATTGAGTACTTTGCTCACAGCGACTTCGCTTGCAGTATTGCTGCATAGACGGgctaaatgtttgtttatcaAACGAATCGAATATTTAGAGTGACGATTTGTTAACGCACGCAAAATTTAGCAGGCTTCATGTGAATAATTTACCGGATTGTAAAAAGTACGAACGATGATCGAgtcgtttttttatttttttgtatttatctATTTGTCATTAACCAACCTAATGAAGTGCGGTGGTGTGAAAAGTCATGGCTCATCCCGGCGTCTTAATTGTTGGATTTAATCGCACACCTTCATTGCAAATAAGCGACTTTATGGAGACACTAAACACGAAGTTCGTTCTTTATTTGCGGCGCCGATGATAGCGCGACTTGCTATAAAAAGGCAAAGGTTGCTATTCAAATTGGCTATCCAAACAGGGAGTTTAATTATTGTGatttatttcataaatttgccATCAACGTTGCACATTTGCCTGGCCAATGATCGAAACTGCACAACATCGTTGGCTAAAAACAGTTTTGGAATGATAAGACCACTCCTcttatcaacatttttcataaCTGCTGTAcgagttttaatttattattaagtttATTGAGCCATAACCCAAATCCATTAGCACTCAATGGAGATTTTGAGCAGTCCAATTGTCTGCCATCCACAAAGATCAaacatatgtattattatatctatatatctatagaGGGCAAACAGAAAGAACCTTTGTAAATACGGCCAACTAATAGAGTTATTAATTTCTCTCATATTTTATTGCTTCAAACGACATATAGCTTAGTTACAAACACTTTTAATATGCTATCTTCATTGCAGAAAACCCGGCTATGAGGACAAGATCCAGTACACAATTGCCGAGAAGAAGGATAAGAAGGCGGGAAAGGCGCACGTTAACTCAGTATTCTTCAAACAGCTCCGCCAGCTACTCCGTAAGTAGATCCTCATAGAGATCCTTTAGCAGTCTCTCGGATCACGTGCAACCTTCCCTTCCCTTGCAGCCATCCTCATTCCCGGCTTCTGGAGCGTGGAGACCGGACTGCTCTTCCTGGTGGCCGCCGCACTGATTGGCCGCTCGGTGAGCGACATCTGGATGATCCAGAACGCGACGGTGGTGGAGAGCACCATCATACACATGAATCGCACCAAGTTCAAGACGGCGCTGCTCAAATACCTGACAGCTCTGCCAGCGGTATGGGATACTAATGCGATTTACCCACACAACGAATAGTTCTAGCTTCGCGTTGCTGTTTCTTGCAGATCTCCGTTGTGACCAACGTCCTCAAGTGGAGCTTGGGTGAGTTGAAGCTGAGGTTCCGCACCAACCTCACACACCACCTGTACAGTCAGTACCTAAAGTGAGTGCCATGGACAGATTGCTCAGCCAGTCGGGCAGATATTAACCAGACTCGTTCGATTGCAGCGGCTACACGTACTACAAAATGTCCAATCTGGACAATAGGATAGCCAACGCCGACCAGCTGCTGACCACGGACATCGACAAGTTCTGCGAGAGCGCCACGGACCTCTACTCCAACATCAGCAAGCCCGTGCTGGACATCTTCATCTACGTGTACCGCCTGACGGTGAACCTGGGCGGCAAGACACCATCGATCCTGATGCTCTACCTGCTCTTCGCCGGCGTCTTCCTGACACGCCTGCGCCGCCCCACTGGTCGCCTGACCGTCGAGGAGCAGAAGCTGGAGGGCGAGTTCCGCTATGTGAACAGCCGACTGATCACCAACTCGGAGGAGGTGGCCTTCTACCAGGGCAATGTGCGCGAGAAGCTCACCCTGCTGGCCAGCTACTCCAAGCTGCGTTCGCATCTGCGCAAGTTCCTCGAGTTCCGCGTCAGCATGGGCATCATCGACAACATTATCGGCAAATGTACGAATGCATCTGCAACTATCTACATTCGAGTGCACCTGATTCCAACATTTTCAACTTTCGCCCACAGATTTCGCCTCCATTGTGGGCTTCTACGCCGTCTCCATTCCCTTCTTCTCCGAAAACCATCCGCTGCTGTCCGGTGAGAATAGCGGCCA
The DNA window shown above is from Drosophila melanogaster chromosome X and carries:
- the Abcd3 gene encoding ATP binding cassette subfamily D member 3, isoform C, which codes for MYAQAKVITKAHSLKPGYEDKIQYTIAEKKDKKAGKAHVNSVFFKQLRQLLPILIPGFWSVETGLLFLVAAALIGRSVSDIWMIQNATVVESTIIHMNRTKFKTALLKYLTALPAISVVTNVLKWSLGELKLRFRTNLTHHLYSQYLNGYTYYKMSNLDNRIANADQLLTTDIDKFCESATDLYSNISKPVLDIFIYVYRLTVNLGGKTPSILMLYLLFAGVFLTRLRRPTGRLTVEEQKLEGEFRYVNSRLITNSEEVAFYQGNVREKLTLLASYSKLRSHLRKFLEFRVSMGIIDNIIGKYFASIVGFYAVSIPFFSENHPLLSGENSGQRLQAYYTYGRMLVKLAEAIGRLVLAGREMSRLAGFTARMTELIKVLSDLNKGTYERTMVNGNNLAQNAVGSASSNFGPNKGIMCFEDNIIRFEKVPLVTPNGDVLLQELSFEVKSGTNVLVCGPNGCGKSSLFRILGELWPTWGGKVTKPSRGKLFYVPQRPYMTLGTLRDQIIYPHTRDDMRRLGHSDEDLMHYLDIVQLTYLEQRENGLDSIEDWIDVLSGGEKQRIAMARLFYHKPQFAILDECTSAVSVDVEGKMYSYCREVGITLFTVSHRKSLWAHHDYYLQFDGRGSYEFATIDQDKDHFGS